The Nitrososphaerota archaeon genome includes a window with the following:
- a CDS encoding glycosyltransferase family 4 protein, with amino-acid sequence MERTPQRAAGERPRGPARDLNCLVVAPTDPLTGGPRTGALRRLLNPPPGVRYKLATDRLRYPKRAASYEFNPANVALVAARFALEHIIPIDQKGAAVVHSFFWDVRKFDRRWVHESDQSFGQFMLGYNNIGGTVRRLANEGFSSYLNSRWCAGAVTWSEWAKRGFAEDGVDPSKVFVIPPPFEALDSGREHRGCNFLYIGREFRRKGGDATLRAFRSLKGGSGCRLVFVGPLGTAESRGIVRSDPRVGQSDSLPGGTLQSEVWPVTDVFVLPTRADAFALAVVDAMRRGIPVVATRIPAIAEVVQDGVSGLLSEVGDEEGLRDNMQRLADDSEARLRMGRNAKARAGSLFSPEKVGRALREVYRLGE; translated from the coding sequence TTGGAGAGGACACCCCAGAGGGCCGCCGGGGAGCGGCCGAGAGGTCCGGCCCGCGACTTGAACTGCCTCGTTGTTGCCCCCACAGACCCCCTCACTGGCGGGCCGAGGACGGGGGCGCTGAGAAGGCTCCTGAACCCGCCCCCGGGGGTGAGGTACAAGCTGGCGACCGACCGGCTGAGATACCCGAAGCGGGCCGCCAGCTACGAGTTCAACCCCGCGAACGTCGCCCTGGTGGCGGCGCGCTTCGCGCTCGAGCATATCATCCCCATAGACCAGAAGGGGGCGGCCGTCGTACATTCGTTCTTCTGGGATGTCAGGAAATTCGACCGCCGCTGGGTCCACGAAAGCGACCAGTCATTCGGCCAGTTCATGCTGGGGTACAACAACATCGGAGGGACGGTCAGGCGCCTGGCCAACGAGGGGTTCTCGTCGTACCTGAACTCGAGGTGGTGCGCCGGGGCGGTTACATGGTCCGAGTGGGCGAAGCGGGGCTTTGCCGAGGACGGAGTCGACCCCTCGAAGGTCTTTGTGATCCCTCCCCCCTTCGAGGCCCTCGACTCTGGTAGGGAGCACCGGGGGTGCAACTTCCTCTACATCGGGAGGGAGTTCCGGAGGAAGGGAGGAGACGCCACCCTCCGCGCGTTCAGGTCTCTGAAAGGAGGCTCCGGGTGCAGGCTGGTGTTCGTCGGCCCCCTCGGGACGGCCGAGTCGAGAGGGATCGTCAGGTCTGACCCGCGGGTCGGCCAGTCCGACAGCCTCCCCGGAGGCACCCTGCAGAGCGAGGTCTGGCCGGTCACGGACGTCTTCGTGCTCCCCACGAGGGCGGACGCGTTCGCCCTGGCCGTAGTAGACGCCATGAGGAGAGGGATCCCTGTCGTGGCTACCAGGATACCCGCTATCGCCGAGGTGGTCCAGGACGGCGTCTCAGGGCTCCTCTCCGAGGTAGGGGACGAAGAGGGTCTGAGAGACAACATGCAGAGGCTGGCAGACGACTCCGAGGCGCGGCTGAGGATGGGAAGGAACGCGAAGGCGCGGGCGGGGTCGCTCTTCTCCCCGGAGAAGGTCGGCCGGGCGCTCAGAGAGGTGTACCGCCTCGGGGAGTGA
- a CDS encoding MFS transporter, with protein sequence MTAPSQSYMRPGFVIALVLRLLTSSLAILVPLYAISLGASPSEAGVFVVVLWLGNGVGAAAATLAIRNQSASSTAGFAILGASMLTLGARVPSIPLLLGVLASGVGMGLPQPFLSAVMHLDSAPERPFTGLGVYSTALGAGLVLGPLVAYGVHGVYGFSGVFEALAVVSALGAVGALAGRGGLAGRPRPPVPSVVGWARALAKPSVRRALAVNLLYSLLLPVFLSYGGVYAEARFGFSPGEAFLLFTLVFLVSAAARYSSMGRNMDPWKVLLASVGFLVVSALCVGLAPSWPVFVAGMLLFSVPHAMVFPVANFLAFRSVDAEDVTNVSYAFQASSGVAEVLSPVVAVALIPVAGLQGVFSIGGAVACVAFVLTARRFVAPPSALRGSSGPQDALPPGGA encoded by the coding sequence TTGACCGCCCCGAGCCAGAGCTACATGCGGCCAGGGTTCGTCATCGCTCTTGTCCTGCGGCTCCTGACATCGTCCCTGGCGATACTTGTCCCGCTGTACGCCATCTCCCTGGGCGCGAGCCCTTCTGAGGCGGGCGTGTTCGTGGTCGTCCTGTGGCTCGGGAACGGGGTCGGGGCCGCCGCGGCCACTCTTGCAATAAGAAACCAGTCAGCCTCATCGACGGCGGGATTCGCCATCCTGGGCGCGTCGATGCTCACACTGGGGGCGAGGGTTCCCAGTATCCCCCTCCTACTCGGGGTCCTGGCGTCTGGCGTAGGGATGGGGCTCCCGCAGCCGTTTCTCTCTGCGGTCATGCACCTGGACTCGGCCCCTGAGCGGCCATTCACCGGCCTCGGGGTGTACTCCACGGCTCTGGGGGCGGGGCTGGTCCTCGGCCCGCTGGTGGCCTACGGAGTGCATGGCGTCTATGGCTTCTCGGGGGTCTTTGAAGCACTGGCCGTCGTCTCAGCCCTGGGAGCCGTCGGGGCCTTGGCAGGGAGGGGCGGCCTAGCGGGTCGCCCGAGACCGCCGGTCCCCTCGGTGGTCGGCTGGGCCAGAGCCCTGGCGAAGCCAAGCGTCAGACGCGCCCTCGCAGTGAACCTGCTGTACTCGCTCCTCCTCCCAGTCTTCCTGTCCTACGGCGGAGTATACGCCGAAGCAAGGTTCGGCTTCTCGCCTGGGGAAGCGTTCCTCCTCTTCACCCTGGTGTTCCTGGTGTCGGCGGCCGCCCGCTACTCCTCCATGGGGAGGAACATGGACCCCTGGAAGGTGCTCCTGGCCTCAGTCGGTTTCCTAGTGGTCTCGGCGCTCTGCGTCGGGCTCGCCCCCTCCTGGCCGGTCTTCGTCGCCGGGATGCTCCTCTTCAGCGTGCCTCATGCGATGGTCTTCCCAGTCGCCAACTTCCTCGCGTTCAGGTCCGTCGATGCAGAGGACGTCACCAACGTCAGCTATGCCTTCCAGGCTTCGTCCGGGGTGGCCGAGGTACTTTCGCCTGTCGTGGCGGTGGCCCTGATACCAGTCGCTGGGCTCCAGGGGGTCTTCTCGATCGGGGGCGCGGTCGCCTGCGTGGCCTTCGTGCTCACCGCGCGACGGTTTGTCGCGCCCCCATCGGCACTGCGGGGATCCAGCGGGCCCCAGGACGCCCTCCCGCCGGGAGGCGCGTAA